In Rhizobacter sp. J219, one DNA window encodes the following:
- a CDS encoding LVIVD repeat-containing protein: MWGLAAPAQADGPGLPNLSYGSNEVFRPITILNSDVSGSARGHGTVQMVNGYLFVPFGRDSGASGGGFAFYDMSNPRAPVRVSQTNVTALREPHGFGFSNSYPGRYVVMQSIGGIQFWDITNERAPTLLRDMTLPGIAESDYALGAWWAFWQAPYVYVGGSGNGIYVVDATDPRNPTLVRQVPTSAWGGFRVGPVFAVGNLLIGTHNEGSGIVSLDIGNPRDPRVIASTTASAAHYGTIVNGERLITAGLDNRLHVHDISDPRVFPQVLQSPDTGGRGGYVSTQRGFAYAGFSNKYAKINLSMGAIVGTGTSNIANRDEDWHRLWQPRAGGQRPRQRQRDHAAPRRGPSPARPR; encoded by the coding sequence TTGTGGGGCCTCGCCGCGCCGGCGCAGGCCGACGGGCCCGGCCTGCCCAACCTCAGCTACGGCAGCAACGAGGTCTTCAGGCCGATCACCATCCTCAACAGCGACGTGTCGGGCAGCGCGCGCGGCCACGGCACGGTGCAGATGGTCAACGGCTACCTCTTCGTGCCCTTCGGCCGCGACTCAGGCGCCTCGGGCGGCGGCTTCGCGTTCTACGACATGAGCAACCCGCGTGCGCCGGTGCGGGTGTCGCAGACCAACGTGACCGCGCTGCGCGAACCGCACGGCTTCGGCTTCAGCAACAGCTACCCGGGCCGCTATGTGGTCATGCAGTCGATCGGCGGCATCCAGTTCTGGGACATCACCAACGAACGTGCGCCCACGCTGCTGCGCGACATGACGCTGCCCGGCATCGCCGAGTCCGACTACGCGCTCGGCGCGTGGTGGGCCTTCTGGCAGGCGCCGTATGTCTACGTGGGCGGCTCGGGCAACGGCATCTACGTGGTCGATGCCACCGACCCGCGCAACCCGACGCTGGTGCGGCAGGTCCCCACCAGCGCCTGGGGCGGCTTTCGCGTCGGGCCGGTGTTTGCCGTCGGCAACCTGCTGATCGGCACGCACAACGAAGGCTCGGGCATCGTCTCGCTCGACATCGGCAACCCGCGCGACCCGCGCGTCATCGCCTCCACCACCGCGAGCGCCGCGCACTACGGGACGATCGTCAACGGCGAGCGCCTCATCACCGCCGGCCTCGACAACCGGCTGCATGTGCACGACATCAGCGACCCGCGTGTCTTCCCGCAGGTCCTGCAGTCGCCCGACACGGGCGGGCGCGGCGGTTATGTGTCGACGCAGCGCGGCTTCGCCTACGCCGGCTTCTCGAACAAGTACGCCAAGATCAACCTCTCCATGGGGGCGATCGTCGGCACCGGCACCTCGAACATCGCCAACCGCGACGAAGACTGGCACCGTCTTTGGCAACCTCGTGCTGGTGGGCAACGACCACGGCAACGGCAGCGCGATCATGC